The Niastella koreensis GR20-10 genome includes a window with the following:
- a CDS encoding PorV/PorQ family protein, which translates to MKRTRFYVTLSVLLLQQFSYAQFRKYSNEFLNIGAGARGLAMASAQVASVSDGTAGYWNPAGLVNVKDNPQINLMHAEYFAGIGKYDYGSVAIPLKDNKRVMALSILRFAVDDIPNTVFLVEPDGSINFSNITTFSSADYAFLFSLAQNIKTTGNTKISGGVNAKIIHRKAGDMATAWGFGFDAGLQIVNPKWKIGIMARDVTTTFNAWSYSLPEKMREVFYYTGNDIPSKSTELTAPKLIVGGSYNFKLNKNLNLLTEANFDLTFDGRRNTVISSNVVSLDPKLGLEASWRNVFFVRAGINNFQRALDDNDITNTKKVWIYQPAVGAGFRLSNVLIDYAFTNLANQSNPLYTHVFSLKVDLVKKGNKK; encoded by the coding sequence ATGAAAAGGACCCGTTTTTACGTTACCCTGTCTGTGTTATTGCTACAGCAGTTTTCCTATGCACAATTCCGTAAATATTCCAATGAGTTTTTGAATATTGGGGCAGGTGCCCGTGGCCTGGCTATGGCCAGTGCGCAGGTGGCTTCGGTTAGCGATGGAACAGCAGGATACTGGAATCCTGCCGGATTGGTAAATGTGAAGGACAATCCTCAGATAAATTTAATGCATGCCGAATACTTTGCCGGAATTGGTAAATACGATTACGGCAGTGTGGCCATCCCGTTAAAGGATAATAAAAGGGTAATGGCGCTGTCGATATTACGGTTTGCCGTAGATGATATTCCCAATACCGTTTTCCTGGTTGAACCCGATGGTTCCATTAATTTCAGCAATATCACCACTTTTTCTTCCGCCGACTATGCCTTCCTGTTTTCACTGGCGCAAAACATAAAAACAACCGGTAATACGAAGATCAGCGGGGGCGTGAACGCCAAGATCATTCACCGCAAGGCCGGCGATATGGCTACTGCCTGGGGCTTTGGTTTTGATGCGGGCTTACAGATCGTAAACCCAAAATGGAAAATAGGCATCATGGCCCGGGATGTAACCACTACCTTTAATGCCTGGTCGTACAGCCTGCCCGAAAAAATGCGAGAAGTGTTTTACTATACCGGCAACGATATTCCCAGTAAATCAACCGAATTAACCGCCCCTAAACTGATTGTGGGCGGCAGTTATAATTTTAAACTGAATAAGAACCTGAACCTGTTGACGGAAGCCAACTTCGACCTCACGTTTGATGGCCGTCGTAATACCGTAATCAGTTCAAATGTGGTAAGTCTTGACCCCAAACTGGGGCTGGAAGCTTCCTGGAGAAATGTGTTCTTTGTACGGGCCGGGATCAATAATTTTCAACGGGCCCTGGATGATAACGACATCACCAACACGAAGAAGGTATGGATCTATCAACCTGCAGTGGGCGCCGGCTTCAGACTTTCCAATGTGCTGATAGACTATGCCTTTACCAACCTCGCCAATCAATCGAATCCGTTATATACCCATGTGTTTTCGCTAAAAGTGGACCTGGTTAAAAAGGGAAACAAAAAGTAA
- the tyrS gene encoding tyrosine--tRNA ligase: MNLVAELKWRGMIQDIMPGTEDQLNKEMTTGYIGFDPTSDSLHVGSLVPILLLVHMQRAGHKPIALVGGATGMIGDPSGKSEERNFLSEEQLQKNLDGIRNQLMKFLDFDTTKSNAAEMANNYDWFKDISFIQFLRDAGKHITVNYMMAKDSVRKRIEGDSGISYTEFAYQLMQGYDFYWLYQHKKCKLQMGGSDQWGNITTGTEFIRRKAGGEAFALTCPLLTKADGTKFGKSEKGNIWLSKEKTSVLDFYQFWLRAADIDAEKWIKIFTFLPQETVEKLIEEHQKDPGAWLLQKTLAKEITLFVHGEAGLQEALDETKKVYEQKDAPAESLTLADLEGINGVAKFDYEMAKIQAGIDVVSFLAETKIFPSKGEARKTVQGGGVSINRKKVEDVALQVDPSCLLHDKYILVNKGKKNVYLVKVN, from the coding sequence ATGAACCTGGTAGCAGAACTAAAATGGCGGGGTATGATACAGGATATTATGCCCGGAACTGAAGATCAGTTGAACAAAGAAATGACCACCGGCTATATCGGTTTCGACCCAACTTCGGATAGTCTTCATGTTGGGAGCCTCGTACCTATCTTGTTGCTGGTACACATGCAACGGGCTGGTCACAAGCCCATTGCCCTGGTAGGTGGCGCCACCGGCATGATCGGCGACCCTTCCGGTAAAAGCGAAGAAAGGAACTTTTTAAGTGAAGAACAGCTGCAAAAGAACCTGGATGGCATCAGGAATCAACTGATGAAGTTCCTCGATTTCGACACAACCAAATCCAACGCGGCTGAAATGGCCAATAACTACGATTGGTTTAAAGACATCTCGTTCATCCAGTTCCTGCGCGATGCAGGTAAACATATCACGGTCAACTATATGATGGCCAAGGATAGTGTAAGAAAACGTATTGAGGGCGACTCCGGCATCAGCTACACCGAGTTCGCGTACCAGTTAATGCAGGGCTACGATTTTTACTGGTTGTACCAGCATAAAAAGTGTAAACTGCAAATGGGTGGCAGCGACCAATGGGGCAACATCACTACAGGTACGGAATTCATTCGCCGCAAGGCCGGCGGGGAAGCTTTTGCGCTTACCTGTCCGCTGCTTACCAAGGCCGATGGCACCAAATTCGGTAAAAGTGAGAAAGGGAATATCTGGTTGTCTAAAGAAAAAACTTCCGTGCTCGACTTCTATCAGTTCTGGCTCCGTGCAGCCGATATCGATGCAGAAAAATGGATAAAAATATTTACGTTCCTGCCTCAGGAAACCGTAGAAAAATTAATTGAAGAACATCAAAAAGATCCTGGTGCCTGGTTGTTGCAAAAAACGCTGGCTAAAGAAATAACCCTGTTTGTACATGGTGAAGCAGGATTGCAGGAGGCGTTGGATGAAACAAAAAAAGTGTATGAGCAGAAGGACGCGCCGGCCGAATCGCTCACACTTGCCGACCTGGAAGGCATAAACGGCGTAGCCAAATTCGATTACGAAATGGCGAAAATACAGGCAGGCATTGACGTGGTATCGTTCCTGGCCGAAACAAAGATCTTCCCCAGTAAAGGCGAGGCTCGCAAAACCGTACAGGGTGGCGGCGTAAGCATCAACCGTAAAAAGGTAGAAGACGTCGCTTTACAGGTTGATCCTTCTTGCCTGCTTCATGACAAGTACATTCTCGTGAATAAGGGTAAAAAGAACGTTTATCTGGTAAAAGTCAACTAA
- a CDS encoding aminotransferase class V-fold PLP-dependent enzyme, which produces MGTLNRRFFLQTLKALSAGTALSAFTQPAWSHNLHRALAGASDKLPDQLASDEDFWHFIQQSYTVDPSIINLNNGGVAPSPIPVQDAMKRNFDQVNEAPSYYMWRIMDQGREPLRRNLARLAGCDPEEIAIQRNASEALETVIFGLSLKAGDEVVLAKQDYPNMINAWKQREQRDGIKLVWVDLPLPSENPDQLVKIYTQAFTPQTKVVHLTHVINWNGQIMPVRKIADAAYLRHIEVVVDGAHSLAQFQFNVSDLGADYFGSSLHKWLSACIGVGVLYVKKEKIKNLYPLFAAPDPKVDDIRKFEYLGTRPFFIEQAVGKAIEFYDMIGGERKEQRLFYLKNYWMNKVKDIPNIVLNTSMKPGFGCAIGLVHYNVPDFRPGELEIHLWNKYRIHTTNVNQENLKGVRVTPNVYTTIKQLDVLVEGINDFVENWKRTKAK; this is translated from the coding sequence ATGGGAACATTAAATCGTCGCTTTTTTTTACAAACCCTTAAAGCCCTCTCGGCCGGTACGGCTTTGTCGGCCTTCACCCAACCCGCCTGGAGTCACAATTTGCACCGGGCGCTGGCAGGCGCCAGCGATAAATTACCAGACCAACTGGCTTCTGATGAGGATTTCTGGCATTTTATTCAGCAGTCCTACACGGTAGACCCTTCCATCATCAATTTAAACAATGGTGGGGTGGCGCCTTCGCCCATCCCGGTGCAGGATGCCATGAAACGCAATTTCGACCAGGTAAACGAGGCGCCCAGCTATTACATGTGGCGCATTATGGACCAGGGCCGTGAACCTCTGCGCCGTAACCTGGCCCGCCTCGCCGGCTGCGATCCCGAAGAAATTGCCATTCAACGCAATGCGTCGGAGGCGCTGGAAACCGTCATTTTTGGCCTGTCCCTGAAAGCAGGCGATGAGGTGGTGCTGGCCAAACAGGATTATCCCAATATGATCAATGCCTGGAAGCAGCGGGAACAACGGGACGGTATTAAGCTGGTGTGGGTAGACCTGCCTTTACCCAGTGAAAACCCCGATCAGCTGGTAAAGATCTATACCCAGGCCTTTACGCCCCAAACCAAAGTAGTGCACCTGACGCATGTAATTAACTGGAACGGACAAATAATGCCTGTGCGCAAAATTGCCGATGCCGCTTATTTGCGCCACATTGAAGTAGTGGTGGATGGCGCCCACAGCCTGGCGCAATTTCAATTTAATGTGAGTGACCTGGGGGCCGATTATTTTGGCAGCAGTTTGCACAAATGGCTCAGCGCCTGTATTGGGGTGGGGGTGTTGTATGTAAAAAAAGAAAAGATCAAAAACCTGTACCCTTTGTTTGCGGCGCCCGATCCGAAAGTGGATGACATTCGCAAATTTGAATACCTGGGTACCCGTCCTTTTTTTATAGAACAGGCAGTAGGTAAAGCCATTGAGTTTTATGACATGATTGGCGGGGAACGAAAGGAGCAGCGATTGTTCTACCTGAAAAATTACTGGATGAACAAGGTGAAGGATATTCCAAACATTGTATTAAACACCTCCATGAAACCTGGTTTTGGCTGCGCCATTGGGCTGGTGCATTATAATGTACCGGATTTCAGACCCGGCGAACTTGAGATTCATTTATGGAACAAATATAGAATTCACACCACCAACGTTAACCAGGAAAACCTCAAAGGAGTGCGTGTAACTCCCAACGTATATACTACTATCAAACAGCTGGATGTGCTGGTGGAGGGGATAAATGATTTTGTGGAGAACTGGAAGAGGACAAAAGCGAAGTAG
- a CDS encoding oxygenase MpaB family protein, with product MKTFVDDTSIVKKIWSTTDITLFIFAGASADFALNKQVDWLYFTGKLPDDPIGRLFSTVKYAQYIIFREEKEAIASIDKINSVHQHIEQARGYKITNDGYQDVLYMLIYYSMAAFELLERPLTGEEKDEIVQTFARIGHHMHIRDLPANYRDWKKVYDQQLTCNLIKSSFTEDLFRQYKKHLGSFRYFLLLDIQRMLVSSHVNKLLGLGRTRFVSLLHPIYKKIRKYSLHRQLIWMMVPRQFINHVKAMDKAH from the coding sequence ATGAAGACATTTGTGGATGATACATCTATTGTAAAAAAAATATGGAGCACGACAGATATTACCCTTTTCATATTTGCCGGCGCATCCGCCGACTTTGCATTAAATAAACAGGTTGACTGGCTATATTTCACCGGCAAACTCCCGGATGATCCTATAGGCCGTTTGTTCTCTACAGTAAAATACGCTCAGTATATTATTTTTAGAGAAGAAAAAGAAGCGATAGCTTCCATTGACAAAATAAACTCCGTACACCAGCATATTGAACAGGCCCGTGGCTATAAAATAACCAATGATGGTTACCAGGATGTGTTGTACATGTTGATCTATTATTCGATGGCCGCTTTTGAATTATTGGAAAGGCCACTAACAGGTGAAGAGAAAGATGAGATTGTACAAACCTTTGCCCGAATTGGTCACCATATGCATATCCGGGACCTTCCTGCCAATTACCGCGACTGGAAAAAAGTGTATGACCAACAGCTCACCTGCAACCTTATAAAAAGCTCATTTACGGAGGACCTTTTTCGGCAATACAAAAAGCACCTCGGTTCTTTCCGTTATTTTTTACTGCTCGACATTCAGCGGATGCTGGTATCCAGTCATGTTAACAAATTACTCGGACTGGGGCGCACCCGGTTTGTTTCGTTATTACATCCCATTTATAAAAAGATCCGTAAATACAGCTTGCACCGGCAGCTTATATGGATGATGGTACCCAGGCAATTCATCAATCACGTGAAAGCAATGGACAAAGCTCATTAG
- a CDS encoding acyl-CoA thioesterase codes for MIDAISNTVTLRFLAEPSDVNFGGKVHGGAVMKWIDQAGYACAANWSGQYCVTVYVGGIRFFKPISIGDMVEITATVIYTGTSSMHIAINVQAGNPRRQDRIKTTHCVMVFAAVDDHGKTVPVPKWIPETPAAIEMENYAKKLMALRQNIEDEMKPYM; via the coding sequence ATGATCGATGCTATCAGCAATACCGTAACGCTTCGCTTTCTCGCCGAACCCTCAGACGTCAACTTTGGCGGGAAAGTACATGGAGGGGCTGTAATGAAATGGATTGACCAGGCTGGTTATGCCTGTGCCGCCAACTGGAGCGGACAATATTGCGTGACAGTTTATGTGGGTGGCATCCGTTTCTTCAAACCCATCTCCATCGGCGATATGGTGGAAATTACCGCTACTGTTATTTATACCGGAACCTCCAGTATGCATATCGCCATCAATGTACAGGCAGGTAACCCGCGCCGTCAGGACAGAATAAAGACCACCCACTGTGTGATGGTCTTTGCGGCAGTGGATGATCATGGTAAAACAGTACCTGTTCCCAAATGGATCCCTGAAACACCGGCAGCTATTGAGATGGAGAATTACGCCAAAAAGTTAATGGCGCTAAGACAGAATATTGAAGATGAAATGAAACCATACATGTAA
- a CDS encoding TonB-dependent receptor: MNYWIKQFPFKGTWIRIALTKLLLIIVIMVSIPAIGQQAAKKVTGSFTETPLQQVFASIEQQTGYVINYSREEVNSATLVTVHFQQATIKEALQQALKTTRYTYVVDGYIIIIKARVKTQPLNNNGTFTGQVLDEESGEPVVAATIKIAAQATVKGSIDGTFSIPVPAGTYMAVISCVGYDTKQVSEIVVNANETVTLTLTLKRQKGQLQGVVVTANVRKESVAGLYARQKNNAALTDGISAEQIARTPDKNIGESLKRISGISTVENKYVVVRGLSERYNGAVLNGQLMPSTELNRKNFNFDILPVNMVDNVVVIKTLTPDRGAEFGGGLIEVTTLDIPTHNFLSISAGTSINDQTTGKPFLSLKLDGREYYGSVAKSRQLFGKLNWKTGYDAAAVYNAKSNDPTLFTNDWGITSMKAPVSQNYQLSLGKVWHTKDQSELGLLAAGSYRNTLNRQKLNTGRDGWSAASDGGGAAQENLFGADARNYDFSTNIAGMLGLGYRNQHQLISFQSLFIRTLNQQLALVYDGTTDGGNQWGMYDNTTQTTLLQNQLKGEYKIGTKGIKINWLGSYTWLEKQRPDNHQLVVPLVNKGALNPDSNNVTINGAGSTLFNGALRWWSRAVEKNYNWNASVQVPFTVAGTRQLFKGGYAGWSKDRKFFVLNASSLINAKGYQIPLTSAFSPEYLKSISFEKFGDSMHKIANLHALYGMLDNKLTTKLRLVWGLRAEYYNIGKVNGNIDKLEKTSGKDYSSFRNREKSWQLFPSANLTYSLNPKMNLRLAYARSIIRPDLRELSYFDEYDYELGGEYISGLVRSTILHHYDFRYEWYPAAGDIISFSAFFKKLDYPMEIYKYATNRLYSLKNAKEAQNYGIEMEARKSLAFTGIPIVKYVTLYGNFAYMDSRVKTMDLTYDNTNANKPALIEVVHEWEKRPQVGASNYTYNAGFFFDYKFLSASLVYNAVANRLFRVIERSGNTSTAAQSLYEQPVKSLDAQLAARFLKQQLEVKLNAGNLLNSFYIVYANRETPDDKGNLTNKQARYQKDTDLVDYKLAAGRTFGVTVSYTLK, from the coding sequence ATGAATTATTGGATCAAGCAATTCCCTTTTAAAGGGACCTGGATACGTATTGCATTAACCAAACTGCTGTTGATAATTGTAATAATGGTTTCTATACCTGCCATTGGTCAGCAGGCTGCTAAAAAAGTGACTGGCAGCTTTACGGAAACCCCGCTGCAACAGGTGTTTGCCAGCATTGAACAACAAACCGGGTATGTTATAAATTATTCCAGGGAAGAAGTGAATTCGGCCACGCTTGTTACCGTTCATTTTCAACAGGCAACCATAAAAGAGGCTTTGCAGCAGGCGCTAAAAACTACCCGGTATACCTATGTTGTTGACGGCTATATTATTATTATAAAGGCAAGAGTTAAAACGCAACCTCTTAATAACAACGGAACTTTTACCGGTCAGGTGCTTGATGAAGAAAGCGGGGAGCCGGTTGTTGCCGCCACCATAAAAATAGCGGCACAGGCAACAGTTAAAGGCAGCATTGATGGTACCTTTAGTATACCTGTTCCTGCCGGTACTTATATGGCTGTAATTTCTTGCGTAGGGTACGATACCAAACAGGTGAGTGAGATAGTGGTTAACGCAAATGAGACGGTAACGCTTACGTTGACCCTGAAACGCCAAAAAGGACAATTACAGGGTGTGGTGGTTACTGCCAACGTGCGTAAGGAAAGCGTTGCCGGTTTATATGCCCGGCAAAAAAATAATGCTGCCCTTACAGATGGGATCAGTGCCGAACAGATCGCCCGCACACCGGATAAAAATATTGGCGAATCGCTCAAACGTATCAGCGGTATTTCAACCGTGGAAAATAAATACGTGGTGGTGCGAGGCCTCAGTGAGCGGTATAACGGGGCTGTACTGAACGGTCAGTTAATGCCTTCTACCGAATTGAACCGTAAAAATTTCAACTTCGACATCCTGCCCGTAAACATGGTAGATAATGTGGTAGTTATTAAAACGCTGACCCCTGACCGTGGCGCCGAATTTGGCGGTGGTTTAATTGAAGTGACCACCCTTGACATTCCAACGCATAACTTTTTAAGTATAAGTGCCGGAACCAGTATAAACGATCAAACAACCGGTAAACCATTTTTATCGTTGAAGCTGGATGGGCGCGAATACTACGGCAGCGTGGCTAAAAGCCGGCAGTTATTTGGAAAATTGAACTGGAAAACCGGTTATGATGCAGCAGCCGTTTACAATGCCAAATCAAACGACCCAACCCTGTTCACCAACGATTGGGGCATCACCTCCATGAAAGCCCCGGTTTCTCAAAACTATCAATTGTCGCTGGGGAAAGTATGGCATACCAAAGATCAAAGTGAACTGGGGTTACTGGCCGCTGGCAGTTACCGCAATACATTAAACAGGCAGAAACTCAATACCGGGCGTGATGGCTGGAGCGCTGCCAGTGACGGCGGTGGTGCCGCCCAGGAAAACCTGTTCGGGGCAGACGCCAGAAACTATGATTTTTCTACCAATATAGCAGGTATGCTGGGATTGGGCTATCGCAACCAGCACCAGCTCATCAGTTTTCAATCTTTGTTCATACGTACTTTGAACCAGCAACTGGCACTTGTATACGATGGAACAACTGACGGCGGTAATCAGTGGGGTATGTATGACAATACCACGCAAACCACCTTACTGCAAAATCAGTTGAAAGGGGAATATAAGATCGGAACAAAGGGAATAAAGATCAACTGGCTGGGCAGCTACACCTGGCTTGAAAAGCAACGCCCCGATAACCACCAGTTGGTGGTACCGCTGGTAAACAAGGGCGCATTGAACCCTGACAGTAACAATGTAACCATCAATGGTGCTGGTTCTACCTTATTCAACGGCGCCTTGCGGTGGTGGTCAAGAGCTGTGGAAAAGAATTATAACTGGAATGCTTCGGTGCAGGTGCCCTTTACCGTGGCAGGCACCCGCCAGTTGTTTAAAGGCGGTTATGCCGGCTGGAGTAAAGACCGGAAGTTCTTTGTGCTGAATGCTTCTAGCCTTATCAATGCCAAAGGTTACCAGATACCGCTTACCAGCGCTTTTAGCCCAGAATACCTGAAATCGATCTCGTTTGAAAAGTTTGGCGACAGTATGCATAAAATTGCTAACCTGCACGCACTATATGGGATGTTAGACAATAAACTGACAACCAAACTGAGACTGGTATGGGGGCTGCGGGCTGAATATTACAATATTGGAAAAGTAAATGGCAATATCGATAAACTGGAGAAAACATCCGGCAAAGATTATTCCTCTTTCCGCAACCGCGAAAAGAGCTGGCAGTTGTTTCCTTCGGCTAACCTAACATACAGCCTTAACCCAAAAATGAATTTACGCCTGGCCTACGCCAGGTCCATCATACGCCCCGACCTGCGGGAACTGTCTTATTTTGATGAGTATGACTATGAGTTGGGTGGCGAGTACATCAGCGGTCTGGTACGTTCCACCATACTGCATCACTACGATTTCCGGTACGAATGGTATCCTGCTGCAGGTGATATCATTTCTTTTTCAGCCTTCTTTAAAAAGCTGGATTACCCAATGGAAATTTATAAATACGCAACCAACCGGCTTTACTCTTTAAAGAATGCCAAGGAAGCGCAGAATTACGGTATAGAAATGGAGGCCAGGAAATCGCTGGCGTTTACAGGTATTCCCATTGTGAAATACGTTACGCTGTACGGAAACTTTGCGTATATGGACAGCCGCGTAAAAACGATGGACCTGACCTATGATAATACCAACGCCAACAAACCTGCCCTTATAGAAGTGGTGCATGAGTGGGAAAAAAGACCACAGGTTGGCGCCAGCAACTATACCTACAACGCCGGGTTTTTCTTTGATTATAAGTTCCTTTCTGCCAGCCTTGTTTACAATGCGGTTGCTAACCGCCTGTTCAGGGTTATTGAACGCAGCGGCAATACCAGTACAGCAGCACAATCATTGTATGAGCAACCGGTAAAAAGCCTGGATGCACAGCTGGCAGCCCGGTTTTTAAAACAGCAGTTGGAAGTAAAGCTGAATGCCGGTAACCTGCTTAATAGTTTTTATATCGTTTACGCAAACCGCGAAACGCCCGATGATAAAGGCAACCTGACCAATAAGCAAGCCCGTTACCAAAAGGATACCGATCTGGTGGATTATAAGCTGGCCGCCGGGCGCACATTTGGTGTAACTGTTTCATATACCTTAAAATAA
- a CDS encoding FecR family protein, with translation MQAGFDINVYLKKLASGSLPEQELAHLQEILDQLTPEQAAACWQQQQWDAFQLTENEATPERQLILKDAWERWLQKVNAVEPFEQPAIILPLQPKWWKRNSWLYAACTIGVLMVTGLLLVKDRHHSSLVNTPVAQKEVKWLQLETAAGERRSFIFPDGTKLYLNGDSKVEYPARFSDSTRNIKIDKGEVYLDVRRDKAHPFVIGTGDIKIRVLGTSFSIRNRPGEKDISVAVRTGKVTFYDSRNNQHQLLLLPGFKGIYQHKDQQLLQLPVPIDDVAGWMRNEFMFEDATLLEILQTLHYSYGLQYKLEGSSALSKKRFKATFRNRSVSSMLQLLSRMGDFIYYKRDSVFIIH, from the coding sequence ATGCAGGCAGGTTTTGACATAAATGTGTATCTCAAAAAACTGGCTTCCGGCTCTTTACCTGAGCAGGAGCTGGCTCACCTGCAGGAGATACTTGACCAGCTTACGCCCGAACAGGCTGCTGCCTGCTGGCAACAGCAACAGTGGGATGCATTTCAGTTAACAGAAAATGAGGCAACGCCTGAGCGGCAGCTAATATTAAAGGACGCCTGGGAACGCTGGTTACAAAAAGTGAATGCTGTAGAGCCGTTTGAGCAACCAGCCATCATTTTGCCGCTTCAGCCCAAATGGTGGAAAAGGAACAGCTGGCTTTATGCAGCCTGTACCATTGGCGTGTTGATGGTAACTGGTTTATTGTTGGTAAAAGACCGCCACCATTCATCATTGGTTAATACCCCGGTTGCCCAAAAAGAAGTAAAATGGCTGCAACTGGAAACGGCAGCGGGTGAACGCCGTTCTTTCATTTTTCCGGATGGCACCAAACTGTATTTAAATGGCGATAGTAAAGTGGAATACCCTGCCCGCTTCAGCGATAGTACAAGGAATATAAAAATTGATAAAGGGGAAGTGTACCTTGATGTACGCCGGGATAAAGCCCATCCCTTTGTAATAGGCACAGGCGATATTAAGATACGAGTATTGGGAACATCATTCAGTATACGCAACCGGCCTGGTGAAAAAGATATTTCTGTGGCAGTAAGAACCGGGAAAGTAACTTTTTACGATAGCCGCAATAATCAGCATCAGTTACTGCTGCTGCCCGGTTTTAAGGGCATCTATCAGCATAAAGATCAGCAATTACTGCAATTGCCTGTTCCGATTGATGATGTAGCAGGTTGGATGCGGAATGAATTTATGTTTGAAGATGCCACACTTCTGGAAATACTTCAAACCCTGCATTATAGTTATGGGTTGCAATATAAATTGGAAGGTAGCAGCGCCCTTTCCAAAAAAAGGTTCAAAGCTACGTTTCGTAATCGCAGCGTAAGCAGTATGCTGCAATTACTCAGCAGGATGGGAGATTTCATTTATTATAAGCGCGATTCTGTTTTTATTATTCATTAA
- a CDS encoding RNA polymerase sigma factor, which produces MTQLEIEIKNGNRAAFQLFFNNTYNRTTAFLTHAMYNSSYADDIAQEAFVKLWVNRQMIDPAQSLDAWFFTIVRNTMISHLRKMVAEKKKGSTTQLLLQEAETEIYGYTTNDGLHHLQQQDIRQLFNEVLQSIDPVKERCFRLHREQGLTYREIAQSEKLSVKTVERYISDTLKLLKLKFPVTAILIWLLFV; this is translated from the coding sequence ATGACCCAGTTAGAAATCGAAATTAAGAACGGCAACCGTGCAGCGTTTCAGCTGTTTTTTAACAACACCTATAATAGAACCACAGCATTTCTCACCCACGCAATGTACAACAGCAGCTATGCTGATGATATAGCCCAGGAAGCATTTGTGAAGTTGTGGGTGAACCGGCAAATGATAGACCCGGCTCAATCCCTCGACGCCTGGTTTTTTACCATCGTGCGTAATACGATGATCTCACATTTGCGTAAGATGGTAGCAGAAAAGAAAAAGGGGAGTACTACACAATTATTACTACAGGAAGCAGAAACAGAAATATACGGGTACACAACCAACGACGGACTGCACCATTTGCAACAACAGGATATCAGGCAGCTCTTTAACGAGGTTTTGCAATCAATAGACCCGGTTAAAGAACGTTGTTTTCGTTTGCACCGTGAGCAGGGGCTTACCTACCGCGAAATTGCCCAATCAGAAAAATTGAGTGTAAAGACTGTGGAGCGCTATATCAGCGACACCCTGAAATTGTTAAAGCTTAAATTCCCTGTTACCGCTATCTTAATATGGCTGCTATTTGTTTAG